The following are encoded in a window of Castanea sativa cultivar Marrone di Chiusa Pesio chromosome 9, ASM4071231v1 genomic DNA:
- the LOC142610105 gene encoding protein NRT1/ PTR FAMILY 5.5-like isoform X1 yields the protein MASFVRITVLLWADMLTAWALFVMTPYLINVWKLNITRAAAIVNVFSGVATIMPIGLAFLVDAFMGDYWMLLLSSIAYSFGLSFLAMSTPHVLPDAARNCDAHKPGCIGDAQKVLFYAALALIAIGIAGHITSFESFLKQHMEENQTLEKVVAVVSVIIFPIVGCIALPYIKPWSVRFGIPAICTVVATFLFTTGSCSYKPSGPQPEGSPLTTVCRVFVASASKMFRHQLQNDNQVPHTQSLRCLDKAAIKVQPQNRWTFCSLAEVEDTKKVIRMIPMWMTFIMCGVVISIGNTYFLEQANDMNQKVGNLKVPLPIFKYFYDRVKDKFHELYVKVTEKLKIPRRYVPPFGIFVAMLFSILCCITAAGVETRRLDMISRHRLLDKLNDSNEKIPMSMFWLLPQFLLLGAVEGMSNFSIDQFFTNQAPESMSRYLILFRHGVIGAGTVGSVLSVYVVGKFSERGGRTNWFQDTLNKSRLDNYYWTLTVLICINLFLYIVVALLYTFKDPPKTEEPTQP from the exons TTCTGCTATGGGCCGACATGCTAACAGCTTGGGCCTTGTTTGTGATGACGCCATACTTGATAAATGTCTGGAAGCTTAACATTACCCGCGCTGCTGCAATTGTTAATGTGTTTTCTGGTGTTGCGACCATAATGCCTATAGGCTTGGCCTTCCTCGTCGATGCTTTCATGGGTGACTATTGGATGCTCTTGCTCTCCAGTATTGCTTATAGCTTT GGCTTAAGCTTCTTGGCAATGTCAACACCACATGTTCTTCCTGATGCTGCAAGGAACTGTGATGCACACAAGCCAGGTTGCATTGGTGATGCCCAAAAGGTCCTCTTCTATGCAGCATTAGCACTCATAGCTATTGGGATAGCTGGTCATATCACGTCCTTTGAGTCTTTCctgaaacaacacatggaggAGAACCAAACGCTTGAGAAAGTGGTAGCCGTTGTAAGTGTGATTATTTTTCCAATTGTTGGATGTATTGCACTTCCATATATAAAGCCATGGTCTGTCCGATTTGGAATACCAGCAATATGCACTGTAGTGGCAACTTTTCTATTCACAACTGGCTCATGTTCATACAAACCATCTGGACCGCAGCCAGAGGGGAGTCCTCTTACAACTGTATGTAGAGTCTTTGTAGCCTCTGCTTCCAAGATGTTTCGTCATCAACTACAAAACGATAATCAGGTGCCTCACACCCAGAGTctcag GTGCCTCGACAAGGCTGCCATCAAAGTCCAACCCCAAAATCGATGGACATTTTGCAGCTTAGCAGAGGTGGAGGATACAAAAAAGGTTATACGCATGATACCCATGTGGATGACCTTCATCATGTGTGGGGTTGTGATTTCCATAGGAAACACTTATTTTTTAGAGCAAGCAAATGATATGAATCAGAAGGTTGGAAATTTGAAGGTCCCTCTTCCCATATTTAAATATTTCTACGACCGTGTAAAAGACAAGTTCCATGAACTGTATGTCAAAGTAACTGAAAAATTAAAGATTCCAAGAAGATATGTACCCCCCTTTGGAATCTTTGTAGCAATGCTGTTTTCTATATTATGTTGTATCACAGCTGCAGGAGTGGAAACCAGGAGGCTTGACATGATTAGCAGGCACAGGTTACTTGACAAACTTAATGACAGTAATGAGAAAATCCCAATGAGCATGTTCTGGCTTCTTCCACAGTTTCTCCTTCTTGGTGCCGTTGAAGGAATGTCTAACTTCAGCATTGATCAATTCTTCACTAATCAAGCTCCTGAATCAATGAGCCGCTACTTGATACTTTTCCGCCACGGTGTAATTGGAGCAGGAACTGTAGGTAGTGTCCTTTCGGTTTATGTTGTGGGTAAATTCAGTGAAAGGGGAGGAAGAACAAATTGGTTTCAGGACACGCTGAATAAAAGTCGATTGGATAACTACTATTGGACACTGACAGTGTTGATTtgtataaatctttttttgtaCATCGTGGTGGCATTGCTGTACACCTTTAAAGACCCACCAAAGACTGAAGAACCTACCCAACCTTAG
- the LOC142610105 gene encoding protein NRT1/ PTR FAMILY 5.5-like isoform X2, with amino-acid sequence MASFVRITVLLWADMLTAWALFVMTPYLINVWKLNITRAAAIVNVFSGVATIMPIGLAFLVDAFMGDYWMLLLSSIAYSFGLSFLAMSTPHVLPDAARNCDAHKPGCIGDAQKVLFYAALALIAIGIAGHITSFESFLKQHMEENQTLEKVVAVPEGSPLTTVCRVFVASASKMFRHQLQNDNQVPHTQSLRCLDKAAIKVQPQNRWTFCSLAEVEDTKKVIRMIPMWMTFIMCGVVISIGNTYFLEQANDMNQKVGNLKVPLPIFKYFYDRVKDKFHELYVKVTEKLKIPRRYVPPFGIFVAMLFSILCCITAAGVETRRLDMISRHRLLDKLNDSNEKIPMSMFWLLPQFLLLGAVEGMSNFSIDQFFTNQAPESMSRYLILFRHGVIGAGTVGSVLSVYVVGKFSERGGRTNWFQDTLNKSRLDNYYWTLTVLICINLFLYIVVALLYTFKDPPKTEEPTQP; translated from the exons TTCTGCTATGGGCCGACATGCTAACAGCTTGGGCCTTGTTTGTGATGACGCCATACTTGATAAATGTCTGGAAGCTTAACATTACCCGCGCTGCTGCAATTGTTAATGTGTTTTCTGGTGTTGCGACCATAATGCCTATAGGCTTGGCCTTCCTCGTCGATGCTTTCATGGGTGACTATTGGATGCTCTTGCTCTCCAGTATTGCTTATAGCTTT GGCTTAAGCTTCTTGGCAATGTCAACACCACATGTTCTTCCTGATGCTGCAAGGAACTGTGATGCACACAAGCCAGGTTGCATTGGTGATGCCCAAAAGGTCCTCTTCTATGCAGCATTAGCACTCATAGCTATTGGGATAGCTGGTCATATCACGTCCTTTGAGTCTTTCctgaaacaacacatggaggAGAACCAAACGCTTGAGAAAGTGGTAGCCGTT CCAGAGGGGAGTCCTCTTACAACTGTATGTAGAGTCTTTGTAGCCTCTGCTTCCAAGATGTTTCGTCATCAACTACAAAACGATAATCAGGTGCCTCACACCCAGAGTctcag GTGCCTCGACAAGGCTGCCATCAAAGTCCAACCCCAAAATCGATGGACATTTTGCAGCTTAGCAGAGGTGGAGGATACAAAAAAGGTTATACGCATGATACCCATGTGGATGACCTTCATCATGTGTGGGGTTGTGATTTCCATAGGAAACACTTATTTTTTAGAGCAAGCAAATGATATGAATCAGAAGGTTGGAAATTTGAAGGTCCCTCTTCCCATATTTAAATATTTCTACGACCGTGTAAAAGACAAGTTCCATGAACTGTATGTCAAAGTAACTGAAAAATTAAAGATTCCAAGAAGATATGTACCCCCCTTTGGAATCTTTGTAGCAATGCTGTTTTCTATATTATGTTGTATCACAGCTGCAGGAGTGGAAACCAGGAGGCTTGACATGATTAGCAGGCACAGGTTACTTGACAAACTTAATGACAGTAATGAGAAAATCCCAATGAGCATGTTCTGGCTTCTTCCACAGTTTCTCCTTCTTGGTGCCGTTGAAGGAATGTCTAACTTCAGCATTGATCAATTCTTCACTAATCAAGCTCCTGAATCAATGAGCCGCTACTTGATACTTTTCCGCCACGGTGTAATTGGAGCAGGAACTGTAGGTAGTGTCCTTTCGGTTTATGTTGTGGGTAAATTCAGTGAAAGGGGAGGAAGAACAAATTGGTTTCAGGACACGCTGAATAAAAGTCGATTGGATAACTACTATTGGACACTGACAGTGTTGATTtgtataaatctttttttgtaCATCGTGGTGGCATTGCTGTACACCTTTAAAGACCCACCAAAGACTGAAGAACCTACCCAACCTTAG